In Electrophorus electricus isolate fEleEle1 chromosome 1, fEleEle1.pri, whole genome shotgun sequence, a single window of DNA contains:
- the LOC113575235 gene encoding paralemmin-1-like, with product MDEAEMYQQRLQIIAEKRQVQAEDERVRRETEEEWLKVVQHQRKSIRDKWLMEPTLSSMEAHGPGSMPGSSPQRTEESTEEAKIITQIEEDMDITENMNYEQSSQIVEKPLPLSDKVEKHIEANPGEEANNGSATSENALNPRILLENGQLKRSVLGILEVQGERELKTGATTMIMASLSAVAPEAPGEIVFDDDHQTVHTMRGIKDRLPSGKELNQILEVVSEEED from the exons ATGGATGAGGCAGAGATGTACCAGCAGAGGCTGCAGATCATTGCA gagaaAAGGCAAGTCCAAGCAGAAGacgagagagtgaggagagaaacagaagaagagtgGCTGAAAGTGGTGCAGCACCAG AGGAAGTCTATAAGGGACAAGTGGTTGATGGAGCCAACTCTCAGCAGCATGGAGGCCCATGGGCCAGGGTCCATGCCAGGCTCCTCTCctcagagaacagaggagagcaCAGAAGA AGCAAAAATCATAACACAGATAGAGGAAGACATGGACATAACAGAGAATATGAATTATGAGCAATCATCACAAATTGTGGAGAAACCCTTGCCCCTTTCAGACAAAGTTGAGAAGCATATAGAG GCAAATCCAGGGGAGGAAGCAAACAATG gtAGTGCAACTTCTGAAAATGCCCTTAACCCCAGAATATTACTTGAGAATGGACAGCTGAAAAGATCAG TTCTTGGAATTTTAGAGGTTCAAGGAGAAAGAGAGCTGAAGACTGGTGCCACCACTATGATCATGGCCTCACTATCAGCAGTAGCACCAGAGGCTCCAGGGGAAATTGTCTTTGATGATGACCACCAGACAGTGCACACAATGCGAGGCATTAAGGACCGCCTGCCCTCAGGGAAGGAGCTAAACCAGATTCTTGAGGTGGTCTCTGAA